The following coding sequences lie in one Hydrogenophaga sp. PBL-H3 genomic window:
- the moeA gene encoding molybdopterin molybdotransferase MoeA, whose product MKTMEQIAAELQGYDPQALSAGQVNEFLAHLVEPVTTLEEVGVFEALDRVLAVDVVSPISVPPHDNSAMDGFAFDSRLLQPGQPLKLRVAGTAFAGKAWAGALGADQCLKIMTGAIMPGALDTVVPLEFVKVDGDVVEIPPGVVKAGDNRRLLGEDLMAGQPALRKGQTLGPAALGLIASLGLPTVTVFRRIRVAYFSTGDEILTLGEPIREGAVFDSNRYTVFGLLKRMGVDVIDMGVVRDEPALLEAAFRSAALQADAIITSGGVSMGEADHTKAMMKQLGDVAFWRIAMRPGRPMAVGRITSPHAPPLRGSLPPEGAESGLGRPGAGLGEAGKSSVLFGLPGNPVAVMVTFLAFVRPALQRLMGATVTQPVLLQAHSLEPLRKKPGRTEYQRGIVGRAADGTLTVRITGNQGSGVLSSMVEANGLIVLHHGQGNVAVGDRVDVMMFDGAI is encoded by the coding sequence ATGAAGACGATGGAGCAGATCGCAGCCGAGCTGCAGGGCTACGACCCCCAGGCCTTGAGCGCCGGTCAGGTCAATGAGTTTCTGGCCCATCTGGTCGAGCCCGTGACCACCCTGGAGGAGGTCGGCGTGTTCGAGGCGCTGGACCGCGTGCTGGCCGTGGATGTGGTCTCGCCCATCAGCGTGCCGCCGCACGACAACTCGGCCATGGACGGCTTTGCCTTCGACAGCCGGCTGCTCCAGCCAGGCCAGCCACTGAAGCTTCGCGTGGCCGGCACCGCCTTTGCGGGCAAGGCCTGGGCGGGCGCATTGGGCGCGGACCAGTGCCTGAAGATCATGACCGGCGCCATCATGCCGGGCGCGCTGGACACCGTGGTACCGCTGGAGTTCGTCAAGGTCGATGGTGATGTGGTCGAGATTCCACCGGGTGTGGTGAAGGCGGGCGACAACCGCCGCCTGCTCGGCGAAGACCTCATGGCGGGCCAGCCGGCGCTGCGCAAGGGCCAGACACTCGGCCCCGCCGCACTGGGCCTGATCGCCAGCCTGGGTCTGCCGACAGTGACCGTGTTCCGCCGCATCAGGGTGGCGTATTTCTCCACCGGTGACGAGATCCTCACGCTGGGTGAACCCATCCGCGAAGGCGCTGTGTTCGACAGCAACCGATACACCGTGTTCGGCCTGCTCAAGCGCATGGGCGTGGATGTGATCGACATGGGCGTGGTGCGCGACGAGCCCGCGTTGCTCGAAGCCGCATTTCGCAGCGCCGCCCTGCAAGCCGACGCCATCATCACCAGCGGTGGCGTGAGCATGGGCGAGGCCGACCACACCAAAGCCATGATGAAACAGCTCGGCGACGTGGCGTTCTGGCGCATTGCGATGCGGCCGGGTCGGCCCATGGCGGTGGGCCGCATCACGAGCCCCCATGCTCCGCCGCTGCGCGGGTCGCTGCCCCCCGAGGGAGCTGAGTCCGGCTTGGGGCGGCCCGGCGCCGGCCTCGGTGAGGCGGGCAAATCATCTGTGCTGTTCGGTTTGCCCGGCAACCCGGTGGCCGTGATGGTCACCTTCCTGGCCTTCGTGCGCCCTGCGCTGCAGCGGCTCATGGGCGCAACCGTCACGCAACCGGTGCTGCTGCAGGCACACAGCCTGGAGCCCCTGCGCAAGAAGCCCGGCCGCACCGAGTACCAGCGCGGCATCGTCGGCCGCGCGGCCGACGGAACGCTGACGGTGCGCATCACCGGCAACCAGGGCTCGGGCGTGTTGAGCTCCATGGTCGAGGCCAATGGTCTGATCGTGCTGCACCATGGCCAGGGCAATGTGGCCGTGGGCGACCGTGTGGATGTGATGATGTTCGACGGAGCGATCTGA
- a CDS encoding efflux RND transporter periplasmic adaptor subunit, translating into MAKKVIYVVVAVAVAGIALASGAAWWFQNRAASGAAKASAVAAPANAARSGNGAGTPGVEVAKVKAVQLQDDAQAVGTLRSRQSVTLKPEVSGRVARIAFADGAQVKTGQLLVQLDDTLQRAELSQAQAQQSIARANLKRNQELVAQGFVATRVVEESQANLQVADAQVALADARMKRMRITAPFNGTVGLRSINLGQYVGDGDDLVNLEDTSVLTVDFRLPERYQTRLAPGQPVQVQLDALPGRGFEAKVLAVDPLLDANGRSIAVRAVMPPTSGNVLRPGMFARVVTIFSVNDAALVVPEEALVPQAGKQYVYRLAQEGEGDARKTVSRRVEVQLGVRRGAEVQVTGGLAVGDTVVVAGQQRLQKDGTAVRVVDMSKGGAPGAAKPAAASATATPVVPAKP; encoded by the coding sequence ATGGCCAAGAAAGTGATTTACGTTGTGGTTGCGGTTGCGGTTGCGGGCATTGCCCTGGCCTCGGGCGCAGCCTGGTGGTTTCAAAACCGCGCTGCCTCCGGCGCTGCGAAGGCCTCGGCCGTGGCGGCGCCGGCCAATGCGGCCCGCAGCGGGAATGGGGCGGGTACCCCCGGCGTGGAGGTGGCGAAGGTCAAGGCGGTCCAGTTGCAGGACGACGCACAGGCGGTCGGCACCTTGCGCTCGCGCCAGAGCGTCACGCTCAAGCCCGAGGTCAGCGGCCGGGTGGCACGCATTGCGTTTGCCGACGGTGCACAAGTCAAGACCGGGCAACTGCTGGTGCAGCTTGACGACACCTTGCAGCGTGCCGAGCTCAGCCAGGCGCAGGCCCAGCAATCGATCGCCCGCGCCAATCTGAAGCGCAACCAGGAACTGGTGGCGCAAGGTTTCGTGGCCACACGCGTGGTGGAAGAAAGCCAGGCCAACCTGCAGGTGGCCGATGCGCAGGTGGCCCTGGCCGACGCGCGCATGAAGCGCATGCGCATCACGGCGCCGTTCAACGGCACGGTGGGCCTGCGCAGCATCAACCTGGGCCAGTACGTGGGCGACGGAGACGATCTGGTGAACCTGGAAGACACCTCGGTGCTCACCGTGGACTTCCGCCTGCCCGAGCGCTACCAGACCCGCCTGGCACCCGGCCAGCCGGTGCAGGTGCAGCTCGATGCCTTGCCCGGGCGAGGCTTTGAGGCCAAGGTGCTGGCGGTGGACCCGCTGCTGGACGCCAATGGCCGCTCGATCGCGGTTCGCGCCGTGATGCCGCCCACCAGCGGCAATGTGTTGCGCCCGGGCATGTTCGCCCGTGTGGTGACCATCTTTTCGGTGAACGATGCCGCGCTGGTCGTGCCTGAGGAAGCCCTGGTGCCGCAGGCGGGCAAGCAGTATGTGTACCGGTTGGCCCAGGAAGGCGAGGGCGATGCGCGCAAGACGGTGTCGCGCCGCGTCGAGGTGCAGCTGGGCGTGCGACGGGGGGCCGAGGTGCAGGTGACCGGTGGCCTGGCGGTGGGCGACACGGTGGTTGTTGCGGGACAGCAGCGTTTGCAGAAGGACGGCACGGCGGTGCGCGTCGTGGACATGAGCAAGGGTGGTGCGCCGGGTGCGGCCAAGCCTGCAGCCGCCTCGGCCACGGCCACGCCGGTAGTCCCGGCAAAGCCTTGA
- a CDS encoding efflux RND transporter permease subunit, producing MQLPEISIRRPVFATVLSLLILLVGLVAFNGLTVREYPKIDEPTVTVSTTFGGASSEVIESQISKVLEDSLAGIEGVDVITSISRQEQSQITVRFKLERDPDSAAADVRDKVSRVRQRLPQDIDEPVIAKVEADAQPVIFLAMISETHTPLELSDFANRLAKPQLQTAPGAADVRVYGERKYAMRVWLDPDRLAAYSLTVQDVEDALRRSNLEVPAGRIESTLREFNVTAATDLQTPAQFIDVALRNVNGQTIRLGDVARVEQAPLDERTYIRLNGREGVALGVIRQATANPLELSAGVRAMLPKIISDLPAGVSVEVANDNSVFIDRSIKAVYTTIAEAVVLVALVIFVFLRTLRASIIPLVTIPVSLIGSFALMALFGFSINTLTLLALVLAIGLVVDDSIVVLENIYRHIEDGMKPFEAAIKGAREIGFAVVAMTLTLAAVYAPLAFTPGRTGRLFAEFALALAGAVVVSGFVALTLSPMMCSKLLRHNANPGRFDRGMERVLVSITNGYDRVLALSLKARWLVVGVMIASALGSWLLLKNTRQELAPIEDRGVILASINGPDGATLAYTRRYAESIERIGQEYPEFNNVFSNVGNPSVAQGSVFLRAKPWEERTRTTQEIAREIGPRMASLPGVSAFAITPPSLGQGFRERPINYVIVTSDSYQNLSATVRKFQDALARNPGFVQVDTDLRLNKPEIRMDVDRERAADMGVSVDAIARTVETMLGGRTVTRYKRDGEQYDVVVQTVSANRSTPEDIDRLFVRGRDNAMIPLASLVKVSEVVVPRELNHFGQRRSASITANLAPDLALGDALAFMDQTAREILPPGYTTDLNGQSREFRNSSGSLAIVFVLSLLFIYLVLAAQFESFVDPFIIMLSVPLSMLGALAALNITGGTLNVFSQIGLITLVGLITKHGILIVEFANQLQEEGVSKLEAVKRSAALRLRPILMTTGAMVLGAIPLALASGAGAESRQQIGWVIVGGMSLGTLLTIFVVPTMYTLLARTHQHDKPAALGLKGDGASGAVPAK from the coding sequence ATGCAATTGCCTGAAATTTCGATCCGCCGCCCGGTGTTTGCGACCGTGTTGTCGCTGCTGATCCTGTTGGTGGGTTTGGTGGCGTTCAACGGCCTGACGGTGCGCGAGTACCCCAAGATCGACGAGCCCACCGTGACGGTGAGCACCACGTTCGGTGGCGCCTCCAGCGAGGTGATCGAGTCGCAGATCAGCAAGGTGCTGGAGGATTCACTGGCCGGCATCGAGGGCGTGGACGTGATCACCTCGATCAGCCGCCAGGAGCAGAGCCAGATCACGGTGCGCTTCAAGCTCGAACGCGACCCCGACTCCGCCGCCGCCGATGTGCGCGACAAGGTCAGCCGGGTGCGCCAGCGCCTGCCGCAAGACATCGACGAGCCGGTGATTGCCAAGGTGGAGGCCGATGCCCAGCCGGTGATCTTCCTGGCCATGATTTCCGAGACCCACACCCCGCTGGAGCTCAGCGACTTCGCCAACCGCCTGGCCAAGCCGCAGCTGCAGACCGCGCCCGGCGCGGCCGACGTGCGGGTGTACGGCGAGCGCAAGTACGCCATGCGCGTCTGGCTCGACCCCGACCGCCTGGCCGCCTACAGCCTGACCGTGCAGGACGTGGAAGACGCGCTGCGCCGCTCCAACCTGGAAGTGCCGGCCGGACGCATCGAAAGCACGCTGCGCGAGTTCAACGTGACCGCCGCCACCGACCTGCAGACACCGGCGCAGTTCATAGACGTGGCGCTGCGCAACGTGAACGGACAGACCATCCGCCTGGGCGATGTGGCCCGCGTGGAGCAGGCGCCGCTGGACGAGCGCACCTACATCCGCCTGAACGGCCGCGAAGGTGTGGCACTGGGTGTGATCCGCCAGGCCACGGCCAATCCCCTGGAGCTGTCGGCCGGCGTGCGAGCCATGCTGCCCAAGATCATCAGCGACCTGCCCGCCGGCGTGAGCGTGGAGGTGGCCAACGACAACTCGGTGTTCATCGACCGCTCGATCAAGGCCGTCTACACCACCATCGCCGAGGCGGTGGTGCTGGTGGCGCTGGTGATCTTCGTGTTCCTGCGCACGCTGCGGGCCTCCATCATCCCGCTGGTGACGATTCCCGTGAGCCTGATCGGCTCGTTTGCCCTGATGGCCTTGTTTGGCTTCTCCATCAACACGCTCACGCTGCTGGCGCTGGTGCTGGCCATTGGCTTGGTGGTGGACGACTCCATCGTCGTGCTGGAGAACATCTACCGGCACATCGAAGACGGCATGAAGCCATTCGAGGCCGCGATCAAGGGCGCGCGCGAGATCGGCTTTGCCGTGGTGGCCATGACGCTCACGCTGGCCGCGGTGTACGCACCGCTGGCGTTCACGCCGGGGCGTACCGGGCGCCTGTTTGCCGAGTTCGCGCTCGCGCTGGCCGGGGCGGTGGTGGTGTCGGGCTTCGTGGCGCTCACACTCTCGCCCATGATGTGCAGCAAGCTGCTGCGCCACAACGCCAACCCCGGCCGTTTCGACCGCGGCATGGAGCGCGTGCTGGTGTCCATCACCAACGGGTACGACCGCGTGCTGGCCCTCTCGCTCAAGGCGCGCTGGCTGGTGGTGGGCGTGATGATCGCCAGCGCGCTGGGCAGCTGGCTGCTGCTCAAGAACACCCGCCAGGAGCTCGCCCCGATCGAAGACCGTGGCGTGATCCTGGCCTCCATCAACGGGCCTGACGGTGCCACGCTGGCCTACACCCGCCGCTACGCCGAGTCGATCGAGCGCATCGGGCAGGAGTACCCCGAGTTCAACAACGTGTTCAGCAACGTGGGCAACCCGTCGGTGGCGCAGGGTAGTGTGTTCCTGCGTGCCAAGCCGTGGGAGGAACGCACGCGCACCACGCAGGAGATCGCGCGCGAGATCGGCCCACGCATGGCGTCGCTGCCGGGCGTGAGCGCCTTCGCCATCACACCCCCGTCGCTGGGGCAGGGCTTTCGCGAGCGCCCGATCAACTACGTGATCGTGACCTCCGACAGTTACCAGAACCTCTCGGCCACGGTGCGCAAGTTCCAGGACGCGCTGGCCAGGAATCCGGGCTTCGTGCAGGTCGACACCGACCTGCGCTTGAACAAACCCGAAATCCGCATGGACGTGGACCGCGAGCGCGCGGCCGACATGGGCGTGAGCGTGGACGCGATCGCGCGCACCGTGGAGACCATGCTCGGCGGGCGTACGGTGACGCGCTACAAGCGCGACGGTGAGCAGTACGACGTGGTGGTGCAGACCGTCTCGGCCAACCGCAGCACGCCTGAAGACATCGACCGGCTTTTCGTGCGAGGCCGAGACAACGCCATGATCCCGCTGGCTTCGCTGGTGAAAGTCTCCGAGGTGGTGGTGCCGCGCGAACTCAATCACTTCGGACAGCGCCGCAGTGCTTCCATCACCGCCAACCTGGCGCCCGACCTGGCGCTGGGGGATGCGCTGGCTTTCATGGACCAGACCGCGCGCGAGATACTGCCCCCGGGCTACACCACCGACCTCAACGGACAGAGCCGTGAGTTCCGCAACTCGTCGGGCTCACTGGCGATCGTCTTCGTGCTCTCGCTGCTGTTCATCTACCTGGTGCTGGCGGCGCAGTTCGAGAGCTTTGTCGATCCGTTCATCATCATGCTCAGCGTGCCGCTCTCCATGCTGGGCGCGCTGGCCGCGCTCAACATCACGGGCGGCACGCTCAATGTGTTCAGCCAGATCGGACTGATCACCTTGGTGGGCCTGATCACCAAGCACGGCATCCTGATCGTGGAATTTGCCAACCAGTTGCAGGAAGAGGGCGTGAGCAAGCTCGAAGCGGTGAAGCGCTCGGCAGCTCTGCGCCTGCGTCCCATCCTCATGACCACGGGCGCCATGGTGCTGGGCGCGATTCCGCTGGCGCTGGCCTCGGGTGCGGGCGCCGAGAGTCGGCAGCAGATCGGCTGGGTCATCGTGGGAGGCATGAGCCTGGGCACACTGCTCACCATCTTTGTGGTGCCCACCATGTACACGCTGCTGGCGCGCACGCACCAGCACGACAAGCCCGCAGCACTGGGACTGAAGGGGGATGGTGCTTCGGGAGCTGTGCCAGCGAAGTGA
- the rnhA gene encoding ribonuclease HI: MNHVVIYTDGACKGNPGPGGWGVYLRSEGFEKELWGGERNTTNNRMELTAVIEALAALKRPCRVSLYLDSEYVRKGITEWIHGWKRKGWTTAAKQPVKNAELWQRLDALVHGGVHQIEWHWVKGHAGDPGNERADSLANRGVPG, from the coding sequence TTGAACCATGTGGTGATCTACACCGACGGTGCCTGCAAAGGCAACCCGGGGCCCGGCGGCTGGGGCGTGTACCTGCGCTCGGAGGGGTTTGAGAAAGAGTTGTGGGGTGGCGAGCGCAACACCACCAACAATCGCATGGAGCTGACTGCGGTGATCGAGGCGCTCGCTGCGCTCAAGCGCCCGTGCCGCGTCTCGCTCTACCTCGACAGCGAGTACGTGCGCAAAGGCATCACCGAGTGGATCCACGGCTGGAAACGCAAGGGCTGGACCACCGCAGCCAAGCAGCCGGTGAAAAACGCCGAACTCTGGCAGCGGCTGGACGCCCTGGTGCACGGTGGCGTCCACCAGATCGAATGGCACTGGGTGAAAGGCCATGCGGGTGATCCGGGCAACGAACGGGCCGATTCCCTGGCCAACCGCGGTGTCCCGGGCTGA